One window of the Pseudarthrobacter sp. ATCC 49987 genome contains the following:
- a CDS encoding glycosyltransferase: MKNLFAVVVTYNRADFLQNLLESFSRLTTRPDRIVVVDNASSDHTAEVVSRAMAAGGLPIQYERLSANIGGAGGFSRGVELALGAGAEWLWLMDDDVEVLPGAVEALDRFTPDYSCMIGRRYDAAGKPFFWQHHFVEALGVFLPVAGDVFRTSDVFHTNVGNFEGMLIKASLARDIGLPDPRFFITWDDLIYGWLAAQQTPVVYVNAFVIKKVRAQRQVDLGVRHLNDSSDLSRRYVMRNRGHVAQYLRAHGKFNRLGFGAGTALTYLKEIVRLVLVERSIKGAGALWQGWRESRGILADRSWEPMPPVPAAAAPEQG, from the coding sequence GTGAAGAACCTGTTTGCCGTCGTCGTCACCTACAACCGTGCCGATTTCCTGCAGAACCTGCTCGAATCCTTCAGCCGCCTGACCACTAGGCCGGACCGGATCGTCGTGGTGGACAACGCCAGCAGCGACCACACCGCCGAGGTTGTCTCCCGCGCCATGGCCGCGGGCGGGCTGCCGATCCAGTACGAACGGCTGTCCGCTAATATCGGCGGCGCCGGTGGCTTCTCCCGCGGCGTCGAGCTTGCCCTCGGTGCCGGCGCCGAGTGGCTGTGGCTTATGGACGACGACGTCGAGGTCCTCCCGGGGGCGGTCGAGGCGCTGGACAGGTTCACGCCCGACTACTCGTGCATGATCGGCCGCCGTTACGACGCCGCCGGCAAGCCGTTCTTCTGGCAGCACCATTTTGTCGAGGCACTCGGCGTTTTCCTGCCTGTTGCTGGCGATGTCTTCCGCACGTCCGACGTTTTTCACACCAACGTGGGAAATTTCGAGGGGATGCTGATCAAGGCATCGCTGGCCCGGGACATCGGGTTGCCGGACCCCCGGTTCTTCATCACCTGGGATGACCTCATCTACGGGTGGCTGGCGGCGCAGCAGACACCGGTGGTCTACGTGAACGCCTTTGTCATCAAGAAAGTCCGGGCCCAGCGCCAGGTGGACCTCGGCGTGCGCCACCTCAACGATTCCTCCGACCTGAGCCGCCGCTACGTGATGCGGAACCGCGGCCATGTGGCGCAGTACCTGCGTGCCCATGGCAAGTTTAACCGGCTCGGATTCGGTGCCGGGACCGCGCTGACATATTTGAAGGAAATCGTGCGCCTGGTGCTGGTTGAACGCAGCATCAAAGGGGCCGGTGCCTTGTGGCAGGGATGGCGCGAATCGCGCGGAATCCTCGCCGACCGCAGCTGGGAACCGATGCCGCCGGTGCCCGCTGCGGCGGCCCCGGAACAGGGCTGA
- a CDS encoding glycosyltransferase: MQPKVAVAAVTFDRHEELTLLLKGLAGQTAPIHSIALVDSGTVPATAVVNAGGDNINYLRSEANLGGAGGFAYAILAAMASGAEWIWMMDDDGHPEDASCLAELLKTAEEHQLDIVSPLVAATADPNRLSFNFRINGLLTNDRSRLAPMGYLPDMVHFFNGALIRTEVFYKIGIPDVKFFIRGDEVDFLSRVKKAGLKYGTLATVAVRHPATWTEMKPLFGGFITPVIPEGDFKRYCYFRNRGYLTRKYRNLRWFGADIVGFPYYFLKTGDLKGLAHWFRAYSTGFRGKGFGSPAQLMSANS; encoded by the coding sequence ATGCAGCCCAAAGTCGCCGTCGCGGCAGTAACCTTTGACCGCCATGAGGAACTCACCCTCCTCCTCAAGGGACTGGCCGGACAGACTGCCCCGATCCATTCGATCGCACTCGTGGACTCGGGTACCGTCCCGGCGACCGCGGTGGTCAACGCCGGCGGGGACAACATCAACTACCTGCGCTCGGAGGCGAACCTCGGCGGCGCCGGGGGATTCGCCTACGCGATCCTGGCTGCGATGGCCAGCGGCGCGGAGTGGATCTGGATGATGGACGACGACGGCCACCCCGAGGACGCGAGCTGCCTCGCCGAGCTGCTCAAGACCGCCGAGGAGCACCAGCTGGACATCGTCAGCCCGCTGGTTGCCGCCACGGCCGACCCCAACCGGCTCTCGTTCAACTTCCGGATCAACGGACTGTTGACCAATGACCGCTCCCGGCTGGCGCCGATGGGCTACCTTCCGGACATGGTGCACTTCTTCAACGGCGCACTGATCCGCACGGAGGTCTTCTACAAGATCGGCATCCCCGACGTGAAGTTCTTCATCCGCGGCGATGAAGTCGACTTCCTGTCGCGGGTCAAGAAGGCCGGCCTCAAGTACGGCACCCTGGCCACGGTCGCGGTCCGGCACCCCGCCACCTGGACCGAAATGAAGCCGCTCTTCGGCGGCTTCATCACCCCCGTCATTCCCGAGGGCGACTTCAAGCGGTACTGCTACTTCCGCAACCGCGGCTACCTCACCCGCAAGTACCGGAACCTGCGCTGGTTCGGCGCGGACATTGTCGGCTTCCCGTACTACTTCCTGAAGACCGGCGACCTCAAGGGCCTCGCGCACTGGTTCCGTGCCTACTCCACGGGCTTCCGCGGAAAGGGCTTCGGCTCGCCCGCCCAACTGATGTCCGCCAACAGCTAG